Proteins encoded together in one Miscanthus floridulus cultivar M001 chromosome 16, ASM1932011v1, whole genome shotgun sequence window:
- the LOC136510763 gene encoding uncharacterized protein: MAVPNYTYLKLMMLGPNSVITVESTYEHAYDYDIECIEYIEALVEAETLIVNLDRLGSETPDSKRRAGTCEPTEAIKLVSVDPTYPNDRALRISATLDTK; the protein is encoded by the coding sequence atggcggtccccaactacacctacctcaagctcatgATGCTAGGCCCGAACAGCGTCATCACTGTTGAGTCcacatacgagcatgcatacgactatgacatcgaatgcatcgagtacatcgaggctctcgtggaggccgagaccctcatcgtcaacctcgaccgacttggcAGCGAGACGCCTGATTCCAAGCGTCGTGCCGGGACTTgcgagcccacggaggccatcaaactcgtcTCGGTCGATCCCACCTACCCCAATgatcgggcgctgaggatcagtgccaccctcgacaccaaatag